From Nitrospinota bacterium, one genomic window encodes:
- a CDS encoding type II toxin-antitoxin system RelE/ParE family toxin: MVRGFNVLYHQDIKDDLARINEKLKARIKTAIETRLMTEPERYGAPLRKTLKGCWKLRVGDYRIVFRIRPGVVTVLAILHRKQVYETVGRRV, encoded by the coding sequence ATGGTGAGGGGATTTAATGTCCTCTACCATCAGGATATAAAAGACGACCTCGCCAGGATAAACGAAAAACTAAAAGCCAGAATAAAAACCGCCATCGAAACACGCCTCATGACGGAACCGGAGCGTTATGGCGCTCCGCTTAGAAAAACGCTTAAAGGTTGTTGGAAATTGCGTGTGGGCGATTACCGCATAGTGTTCCGGATAAGGCCCGGAGTAGTCACCGTGCTTGCCATACTTCACAGGAAACAAGTTTACGAGACTGTTGGAAGACGGGTTTGA
- a CDS encoding flagellar hook-length control protein FliK, with amino-acid sequence MQIGQFQQSLLSAVYKSLGGSKELSSIFSQGEVVDGKVLKLLAGNQALVRLRGVDLVATSQSRLAEGQNITGRVEKVSPNLTITLLSGEATGDAKAAQLMRLLLPGKAPVGDALGRIAQSMKGTELPPDLKNVMDEVARTAAGAIAEDLGTLTPEKTKELLGRSGLFMESTIKAAAEGKMPPQQLKAALANDLKASLAKALGVMDAQVATLAEKIGAATGDAAPAAASIKQDAFPAMPPQDQPRPEQLKPEVAAKIPLQPSGKEEIAAPRQDAGNVANMEKDLAAIRETAKEVRKALGSIEFAQLINSASKRDDGTVSAPLYFQIPFAQGDTVQTARLYLKPGEEGGGQGKEKKEKGGSSIVFMLNMSKLGPVRADVSVADKKIHGTVYVMNDTVAKHMKDNLAELTGSLEAAGYSAWIDVSVAGGKFITEELENYTPATGSGLINIKA; translated from the coding sequence ATGCAAATAGGGCAATTCCAACAATCGCTCCTTTCCGCCGTGTACAAAAGCCTGGGCGGGAGCAAAGAACTTTCTTCCATTTTTTCCCAGGGGGAAGTGGTGGACGGAAAAGTTTTAAAACTTCTCGCGGGGAACCAGGCGCTTGTCAGATTAAGGGGGGTGGACCTTGTGGCCACATCCCAATCCCGGCTTGCCGAGGGGCAAAACATAACCGGCAGGGTGGAGAAGGTCAGCCCGAACCTTACGATAACCCTGCTTTCCGGAGAGGCCACCGGAGATGCGAAGGCGGCCCAATTGATGCGGCTGCTGCTCCCCGGAAAGGCGCCTGTGGGGGACGCGCTGGGGCGCATCGCCCAATCAATGAAGGGGACGGAATTGCCGCCGGACCTGAAAAACGTTATGGACGAAGTGGCCAGGACCGCCGCCGGAGCCATTGCGGAGGATCTGGGGACGTTGACCCCCGAGAAGACAAAAGAATTGCTGGGCCGCTCGGGGCTGTTCATGGAATCTACGATAAAGGCGGCCGCCGAAGGGAAAATGCCTCCGCAACAGCTAAAGGCCGCGCTGGCAAATGATTTAAAGGCTTCGCTGGCTAAGGCTTTGGGAGTGATGGACGCGCAGGTGGCCACGCTGGCGGAAAAGATTGGCGCCGCCACGGGAGACGCCGCCCCGGCCGCCGCTTCGATCAAACAGGACGCGTTTCCGGCTATGCCGCCGCAGGACCAGCCAAGACCGGAGCAGCTGAAACCGGAAGTGGCCGCAAAAATTCCGCTTCAACCATCGGGAAAAGAGGAAATCGCGGCGCCACGTCAGGACGCGGGGAACGTAGCCAACATGGAAAAAGACCTGGCCGCGATCCGCGAAACGGCCAAGGAGGTGCGAAAAGCGCTCGGCTCGATAGAATTCGCCCAGCTGATAAACTCAGCTTCGAAACGGGATGACGGGACTGTATCGGCGCCGTTGTATTTCCAGATTCCATTCGCCCAGGGGGACACCGTGCAGACCGCCCGGCTGTACTTGAAACCGGGCGAAGAAGGGGGAGGGCAGGGGAAGGAGAAGAAGGAAAAAGGGGGAAGCTCCATAGTGTTCATGCTCAACATGTCCAAACTGGGGCCTGTGCGGGCGGACGTGAGCGTGGCGGACAAAAAAATACACGGAACCGTGTATGTTATGAACGACACCGTGGCAAAGCACATGAAAGACAACCTGGCGGAGCTTACCGGATCGCTGGAGGCGGCGGGATATTCGGCGTGGATAGACGTGTCCGTGGCAGGCGGCAAGTTCATCACGGAGGAGCTGGAGAATTACACCCCTGCCACAGGCTCCGGCCTTATCAACATAAAGGCGTAA
- a CDS encoding adenylate/guanylate cyclase domain-containing protein: MHAMPVKDARSEAVVFIDIVGSTNIMNTYGGYHFFSLFRFLEDIANRIFSTHNCLFRKGLGDGFIAVFENNEDAVLSSIEMLAELEAYNSGVKEKSKLELRIGIDFGETNVGHDGDRIGIAVTAAKRIEGLLAESFSSLSVDKSLYPIKNRIFISYIVYNSIRKNSHIACREIGWAELKGLEGVRYDIFLVDWKASWEKMGG; encoded by the coding sequence ATGCACGCCATGCCTGTCAAGGACGCGCGCAGCGAGGCGGTGGTGTTTATAGACATTGTCGGCTCCACAAACATAATGAACACGTATGGAGGCTATCATTTCTTCAGCCTCTTCCGGTTTTTGGAGGACATCGCAAACCGCATATTCTCAACACACAACTGCCTTTTCCGCAAAGGGCTTGGCGACGGGTTCATCGCCGTATTCGAAAATAACGAGGACGCGGTGCTGTCCTCCATCGAAATGCTGGCCGAACTGGAGGCGTACAACAGCGGGGTGAAGGAAAAATCGAAGCTGGAGCTTCGAATCGGGATAGATTTCGGCGAGACCAACGTGGGCCACGACGGCGACAGAATAGGCATAGCCGTCACCGCCGCCAAAAGGATCGAAGGGCTGCTGGCGGAGTCTTTCAGCTCCCTTTCGGTGGACAAGAGCCTTTATCCGATAAAAAACAGGATATTCATTTCATATATCGTCTATAACTCCATCCGCAAGAACAGCCATATCGCCTGCAGGGAAATAGGCTGGGCGGAGCTTAAAGGACTGGAAGGTGTGCGGTACGATATATTTCTTGTGGACTGGAAAGCGTCGTGGGAAAAGATGGGGGGGTGA
- a CDS encoding EscU/YscU/HrcU family type III secretion system export apparatus switch protein, translating to MAKDTRKKAVALKYKPGVTSAPQVTAKGFGDVAEKIIQIAREHKVPIKEDPDLIETLSKLDLYQEIPPELYHVIAEVLAWVYKVNGRFGKTG from the coding sequence ATGGCCAAAGATACCCGCAAAAAAGCTGTTGCGCTCAAATACAAGCCGGGAGTCACAAGCGCCCCGCAGGTGACCGCCAAGGGGTTCGGCGACGTGGCCGAGAAGATCATCCAGATCGCCCGGGAACACAAAGTTCCGATAAAAGAAGACCCGGACTTGATCGAGACCCTTTCAAAGCTCGATTTATACCAGGAGATACCGCCGGAGCTATACCACGTGATCGCCGAGGTGCTGGCGTGGGTCTATAAGGTCAACGGGAGGTTTGGGAAGACAGGGTGA